The Thermoplasma acidophilum DSM 1728 genome includes a window with the following:
- a CDS encoding mechanosensitive ion channel family protein → MDRRNIRDAIFIITIILVISIAIFVIRPAVDYLVRTYIVRLSPYIDYVNGAIAAVFVGGGGVLILHIIRRDINRYFSKKVNRSAQNLIDLLVSFFMYAIILAIILSSLGINLTSALVGGSVGALIIGIALQGIFSSIFSGFAVTSGGALKPGDVVNMQSWLFSAPITGEVMKISYLFSDIRTQNGNIIKIPNSAFFGNTIFENLGKYDGFSYRIQVTLPSDVAVSKIEKNIGELPDRTTWFFSASSGSTNTFTAIVPMNSITVLNEAADRINRAFNEAYWKAKSST, encoded by the coding sequence ATGGATCGGAGAAACATTCGGGACGCCATTTTCATCATAACCATAATACTGGTCATTTCCATAGCGATCTTCGTAATAAGGCCGGCCGTGGACTACCTTGTGCGTACCTATATCGTGAGGCTTTCGCCATACATCGATTACGTGAACGGTGCCATAGCGGCAGTATTCGTGGGCGGTGGCGGCGTCCTCATCCTGCACATAATCAGGAGGGACATCAACAGGTATTTCTCAAAGAAGGTCAACAGATCCGCACAGAATCTCATCGATCTCCTCGTTTCATTCTTCATGTACGCCATCATACTGGCCATAATACTCTCATCACTGGGCATAAACCTGACGAGCGCGCTGGTAGGCGGATCCGTCGGTGCCCTGATAATAGGCATAGCGCTGCAGGGCATATTCTCAAGCATATTCTCGGGCTTCGCCGTCACATCCGGCGGTGCGCTGAAGCCGGGCGATGTGGTGAACATGCAGTCATGGCTCTTTTCCGCTCCGATAACAGGCGAGGTCATGAAGATATCGTACCTGTTCTCGGACATACGCACGCAGAACGGCAACATAATAAAGATACCCAATTCGGCTTTCTTTGGAAACACCATATTCGAGAACCTGGGAAAGTATGATGGATTCTCGTACAGGATACAGGTCACGCTTCCATCTGATGTGGCGGTGTCGAAGATCGAGAAGAACATTGGGGAGCTTCCGGACAGAACTACATGGTTTTTTTCCGCATCAAGCGGCAGTACGAATACTTTCACGGCCATCGTTCCCATGAACAGCATAACCGTACTTAACGAAGCTGCGGACAGGATAAACCGCGCGTTCAACGAGGCCTACTGGAAGGCAAAATCCAGTACGTAG
- a CDS encoding acyl-CoA thioesterase codes for MDLDRMDRVRIQIRYDDIDYLGHVNNARFLAYFEIGRLSYMKRFFNTRSAKDISMVIARAELDFERSVMFEDDIFVRTWISRVGNRSFDFSYTIEDDGGTVFCRGRTVNVFVEDGKPVSVPDFVKDLVISDVKT; via the coding sequence ATGGACCTGGACAGAATGGATCGTGTGAGGATCCAGATAAGGTACGACGACATCGATTACCTGGGCCATGTGAACAACGCGAGATTCCTCGCCTATTTTGAAATAGGCCGCCTGAGCTACATGAAGAGATTCTTCAACACAAGAAGCGCAAAGGACATAAGCATGGTCATAGCCAGGGCAGAGCTGGATTTCGAAAGATCCGTGATGTTCGAGGACGATATATTCGTGCGCACCTGGATCTCTAGGGTTGGCAACAGGAGCTTCGATTTCAGCTACACAATAGAGGATGACGGCGGTACGGTATTCTGCAGGGGCAGAACCGTCAACGTATTCGTGGAGGACGGAAAGCCGGTCAGTGTACCGGATTTTGTGAAGGATCTTGTCATAAGCGATGTGAAAACGTAG